Below is a genomic region from Patescibacteria group bacterium.
CGGGTGCGGATATCAAGGGAACAGGCGTCAATAGCCAGGGAGTGATCCCATTTCTGAAAATTGCAAATGATGTGAATGTCTCCATTAATAGAAGCGGCAAACGCCGCGGTGCCGGATGCATATATCTTGAAACATGGCATTTGGATATTGAAGATTTCTTAGAACTTCGGAAAAATACCGGCGACGAACGGCGGCGCACCCATGATATCAATACGGCAAATTGGATACCCGATCTTTTTATGAAGCGCGTACACGAGAATGGACAGTGGACGCTTTTCAGCCCCGAAGAAGTGCCAGACCTCCATGATCTCTACGGCAAAAAGTTTGAAGATCGGTATGAAGAATACGAAAAAATGGCGCGTTCGGGTACAATAAAACTTTTCAAGCGAGTTCATGCGCTGGATCTTTGGAAGAAAATGCTTGCAATGCTGTTCGAAACGGGGCATCCATGGATTACGTGGAAAGATCCATGTAATGTGCGCTCACCCCAGGATCATTCCGGTGTTGTACATTGCTCGAACCTTTGCACGGAAATCACTCTCAACACAGCTCCAAACGAAACTGCAGTATGCAATCTTGGTTCGCTCAATTTCGCGCGGTTCGTGAGGGGTGGCGCATTCGACATAGAGCTGGTTGGTCGAGTGATACGAATAGCAATGCGCATGCTGGATAATATTATTGACATTAATTTTTACGCCACCGAAGACTCGCGCCGCAGTAATATGCGACATCGTCCAGTTGGATTGGGTGTTCGCGGTTATCATGATGCGCTGTATCAGCTCGGTATAGATTTCGATTCAGAGCGCGCGGTTGAATTTGCCGATCAGTCCATGGAGATAGTTGCGTATCATGCCATTCTCTCATCATCGGAACTTGCTCAAGAGCGAGGCGTATATCCTACGTATAAGGGTTCAAAATGGGATAGAAATATCCTGCCACAGGATACCGTCGACCTTCTTGCCAAAGAGCGCGGAGAGGAAATTTTGGTGAAGCGAGGAGGAAAGCTCGATTGGACACCGGTACGCGAATCGATACAGAGATACGGCATGCGCAATTCCAATACCATGGCGATCGCTCCAACTGCAAGCACTGCCAATTTGGTGGGTTGCATTCCCTGTGTCGAACCGATCTATAAAAATATTTACGTAAAATCAAATAAAGAAGGCGACTTCCCTATCCTGAACAAATACTTAGTCGAAGCTCTCAAAAAAGCGGGATTGTGGAATGCGGATATGCTGAATAAGATTAAATATTATGACGGCAGCATTCAGGCAATTTCGGAAATTCCCCCGGAAATAAAAACGAGATTTAAAGAAGTGTTTGAAATCGACCAGCGATGGCTTATTGAAGCAGCTGCCAGGCGTGCAAAATGGATTGACCAATCACAATCACTCAATATCTTTTTTCGCGGTACGTCCGGTAAAGACCTTTCCGATGTATATTTCCTGGCATGGAGAATGGGGCTTAAGACGACCTATTACTTGCGTACACTCGGTGCTTCACAGGTAGAGAAATCAACAGTGAGTACAGAAGAATTTGGCTCAACGCACAATCGCCAGCAATTCAATATGGCTCAAGATGCACACATGCCATTAGCGGAGACAAGCGCGGCGCAGCCGAGCGCTGAACAGCTTGCACGAGTCATGGCTGGAGAAGAAGTGGGAATTTGTGAGTCGTGCCAAGGATAACTAAAGACAGTACACTATTTCATACTATGCCTATTATCAAAGGAGCGAATCCTGTAGATATCAATAAACGCCGTGTTATCAATGGAGGAGATGCCGATGTTATGCAGCTCTACCCAATGCGCCACAGCTTTGCATGGGAGGCGTACAATATTGGCAATGCCAATCACTGGCTACCCACAGAGATTTCCATGCAGAAAGACATCGAGCAATGGAAGCACCCCACGTTATTAACCGACGATGAGCGTAAAGCATTCGAGACGGTGCTCGGGTTTTTTACCACAGCTGATTCAATCGCCGCAAACAATGTAGTACTTGCTCTCTATAAGCATGTAACATCTCCGGAGGTGCGTATGTATCTTCTGCGGCAAGGCTACGAAGAAGCAAATCACACTCATTCCTATCAATATATCGTTGAATCGCTGGGCATGGATGAATCGAAAATTTTCAATATGTATCGCGAAATTGACGCGATCTATAGTAAAGACAATCTTATTCTGGCGCTCAACGATGGGATTTTTGATCCTGCATTTAAAACAGGAACATTTGAGAATGACCAAAAGTTTCTGGAAAATTGGATTGCATTTGCGCTTATTATGGAAGGTATTTTTTTCTATAGTTCATTTGCAGTCATGTTTGGTTTTCAGCGACAGAATAAACTTACCGGTTCGGCAGAGCAGATACAGTACATTATGCGTGATGAGTCTCAGCATCTCAACTTTGGGATCAATATCATCAATGCTATCAAAGAAGAACAGCCGGAACTGTGGACAAAAGAATTTCAAGACCATATTGTTGATTTGGTTCGCCGCGCTGTAGTGCTTGAGTATACATTTGCCACTGAAGTCTTCCCGAAAGGAATATTCGGAATGAATGCCGAAGGATTTAAGCAGTACATCGAGCATATCGCAGATCGTCGTCTTGAGCGCATTGGCTTGCCGGCACAGTATAATGTAGACAATCCGTTTCCCTGGATGTCTGAAGCGATTGACTTGTCAAAAGAAAAGAATTTTTTTGAAACGCGCGTTACGGAATACAAAGTTGGCGGACAGCTTGAGTGGTAAATGGCAAGATGATGGATTGGTAGGGTAATGCGAATCATTTTGCTATACTGGTATATGGGGTTCATCAACCCCGTAGTTTAGTATTATCCCTAAATAAAAGATATCTATGAATATCTCTCGCTGGATACTGGCAGGCGCAAAAATAGCGTGCGCCATTACACTCCTTGTTGTAAGTACGCAGAGTGCTTATGCAGAACAAAAAGAAGTCGAACTCGATCCTTCCGCTACCATTGAAGCAGTTTCGTTCATTGATGANNNNNNNNNNNNNNNNNNNNNNNNNNNNNNNNNNNNNNNNNNNNNNNNNNNNNNNNNNNNNNNNNNNNNNNNNNNNNNNNNNNNNNNNNNNNNNNNNNNNAGCTCCATGGCATTCACTGCCCAACGTCTAAGCTCTGTTTTGCCGTTGGCGATTCCGGGACTATTCTCCGATCAAAAAATGCCGGTACATCGTGGAAATCCCTGGATCAGAAAGTAAAAGCTCATTTGTTCGGCGTATCTGTTGTCGATAGCAAAAAAGGTATTGTTCTTGTTGCTGGAGAAAAGGGGGTTCTTCTAAGAACAGCTAATAATGGGGAAAAATGGAGTGCTATTGCATCAAAAACAAAGAATAAGCTCAATGCACTCACATTTGTGAATAAAAATGGATGGGCAGTCGGTGATAAAGGAACCATCCTCACAACAACAAACGGCGGCGCAAAGTGGACTGCCGCAACGAAGGGTGAACAAAATCTTCTGGACATCCACTCATCAGATGGCACAACTCTGTTTATTGCCGGAGAACAGGGCCTCATACTTCAGTCAACGGACAAGGGCGCATCATGGGCACAGCAGCAATCCGGCATAGCGCATACGCTACGAGGCATGTATGTTAATGACAAGAAGGGTTTTGCCGTAGGAGAAGGAGGAGGCATGCTTGTTACCGATGACAATGGAGCTACATGGGAAGACGCATCCGATAAAGAAAACACCGCAACACTCCATGATGTCCAATGTTTTGGACAGAAGCTCTGTGTTGCCAGTAGTAATGATGTCACATTCTTTCAGTTTGATTTTGAAAAAGCACTCCAGTCATCAACGGCGACCGATGAGGGTGACGAGGATGCGGAGGAGGATGTGGATGGCACAGCAGAGCAGGGGCAACAAGGGGCGCTTCCTGATCTCATCATCGAAGTCCCAACATATACCTTTTCAGAAGTGGTACTGANNNNNNNNNNNNNNNNNNNNNNNNNNNNNNNNNNNNNNNNNNNNNNNNNNNNNNNNNNNNNNNNNNNNNNNNNNNNNNNNNNNNNNNNNNNNNNNNNNNNATGGGACAGTCCTTCTGGAAATTTCCTGAACTGGACCATGGAGATAATGAGCTTATACTTATTAAGCCCCTTCCTGATCTCATCATCGAAGTCCCAACATATACCTTTTCAGAAGTGGTACTGAAGGTTAAAAATACAGGTACGACTGCTGCAACACTTGGTCCATCCGTTAAGCTCGGGCTTCGCTGGATCGATGCCCAAGGCAATCTCTACCCGGGGTATTCGGCAAAGGAACTTTCTCCTTTTACTGCCAACCAGACACTCGAACCAAATGCTGAAGTAAGCCTCAGATATACTATTGACCAGTCAAACCAAGAAATTGCAAAATACTTTTTTAAACAAATAGATATTCCACTCCAATCACAGACTGTTGAGCTTACCATCGATAAAACCAATGCCATTCAAAATGAATTGTTCGAAAACAATAATCTCACTACTGCCAACCGCCCCTTTGTCAGCGTCATTGGCGTGAGCGAAGGGTCATCGCTTGCTCATACATTTCTTAGAGTGAATGTTAAAAATGATGGTACCACCACGGTACCGGCGCAAATGCCTATTAAATTTCAATGGTTTGGCGCAAGTAACCAGGCAATCAATGGAAACAATAGTAATGCGCTCATAACTATTGAAGATTCTATTGAGCCCGGAGAGACTATTTCCATCATTATCCAGAGGGACTCAAACCAAACACCGCTGCAAGTGAAAAAGACTCTCTTTACTGATATCCCATCAAACGCCCGAACGTTAGAAGTAACTACAAACATGGGACAGTCCTTCTGGAAATTTCCTGAACTGGACCATGGAGATAATGAGCTTACTCTTCCTCGGCCATAATTATTATATACATAGAGATATGCGCATGTACCACTTTCTCTGTATTGTTTTTGTAATCCCCGTTCTCTCACTTGCGGCTATCACCCCTGCCCTCGCCACCGAAGAAGTCGAACTCGATCCTTCCGCTACCATTGAAGCAGTTTCGTTCATTGATGAGGATACCGGGTGGGTTGTAAGCAATAATAATGATGGCAAGGGAAGTATTCTTGCAACGCAAGACAGTGGTACAACGTGGGTTTCGCAATACACAAGCTCAAAAAAGCTCCATGGCATTCACTGCCCAACGTCTAAGCTCTGTTTTGCCGTTGGCGATTCAGGAACCATCCTCCGATCAGACAATGGAGGTACTTCATGGACATCCCTGGATCAGAAAGCAAAATCTCATTTATTTGGCGTTTCTGTTGTCGATAGCAAGCGTGGCATTGTTCTTGCCGTTGGAGAAAAGGGGACTCTTCTGAGAACAACTAACAATGGAAAGAAATGGAGTGCTATTGCATCACAAACAAAGAATAAACTCAATGCGCTTACATTCGTGAGTAAAACAAAAGGATGGGCTGTTGGCGAGAAAGGAACTATTCTCACAACGACAACTGGAGGCGCAAAATGGATTGTGGTAATCGAGGGTACGCAGAATTTTCTTGATATTCATTCATTCAATGACACGACTAGTACAACCCTGTTTATTGCCGGAGAACAGGGTCTCATACTTCAGTCCACAGACAGTGGTGCATCTTGGACACAGCAGCAATCCAAGACAACACAAACACTACGAGGTATCTATGTTAACGACAAGAAGGGCTTTGTAGTAGGAGAGGGAGGAACCATACTTGCTACCGATGACAATGGAACTACATGGGGAGACGCATCCGATGATGAAAACACTACAACACTCCACGATGTCCAATGCTTTGGACAGAAGCTCTGCGTTACTAGTAATAATGACGTAGTATTCTTTCAGTTTGATTTTGAAAAAGCCATCCAATCATCAACGGCGACCGATGAGGGTGATGAGGATGCAGAGGAGGAGATAGAAATTGAAGAAAACAAGGCAGATCAACAGCAACAGCAAGAACAAAAAAAGCAGAATTTGCCCGACCTCATCATTACCGATGTCAAACTGAAAAAAGGAGAGCTTACGTATANNNNNNNNNNNNNNNNNNNNNNNNNNNNNNNNNNNNNNNNNNNNNNNNNNNNNNNNNNNNNNNNNNNNNNNNNNNNNNNNNNNNNNNNNNNNNNNNNNNNGTCGTCGATGAGTCAAACAGTGCCAATAATACGACTGTTACGGAAAAACCCCCCGTTCCCTTGCCCGACCTCATCATTACCGATGTCAAACTGAAAAAAGGAGAGCTTACGTATACGATAAAAAACATTGGTGTCGGAAGTGCGCCGTCATCAAAGACATTCTTTTCGTGGGGCACTGCAAGCGAGATAATTCCTCCGATGGTATCCCTCAATGATGACCCCCTTGATGGCGGCGCTAGCCACACCCAAAAGATCACTACCGTAGGCATTGGCTCGAAAAAAGCATTCTCAGATTTCCTTAACAGTAAGTATGCCGATTCTCAACATACCCATTTCTGGATACAGGCCAATGGCAATTCGGTCGTCGATGAGTCAAACAGTGCCAATAATACGACTGTTACGGAAAAACCCCCCGCCATTCTAGATTATTATAAAAAAAGAGCCAGGTAGGTTGGCTCTAGAGGACTGAAATGACTCTGACCGTATCATCAAGCTTGATACTGCTATTTGTTGTTGGTGTGAAATTACGGCCGAAGAGCAGCTCACTTCCTTCTTTCCGATAGGTTGCGAGCGTTCGCATCGGTTCACTATTTCTGTCAAACACGCCTGTTGAGGGATCTACCGTGATCATGACACACCGAGGAGAACGAGATGCTCCACTTAAGATAACCTCATTGCCGATACACACTTCTTTCCACATATCTTCGTCATGTGGCATTATCGGGCCCGTTACAACAATATTAGGGCGGAATCGTGCCATAGTAACCGGTGCAGCAAGCTTTGTATTGAGGAGATTGAGCGATTGCTCGCTTACGACAAGAAATGGATATCCATCAGCGTAGCTTACAGGAATGGCAGCTTGAAGGTATGACGACTGCTTGATACGCGGTGTTGTCGGAGAATAGCGATTCAAAAAGCACATGGTTTTGAGAAATGAACTAAACCACGCATTTATAGAAGGCTCCATGGCGAGTCCTGCACAGGTATCTCTATGCATGGTAATGTGCGTTTCTTGCGCTTCGGGGCTGCCATGGGATATGTCAAATGAAATATCGTCCATGCCAGGAGCCGAAAGCAACAAATTCGACCCTTCAATATGCGTATGTACAAGGGCAAGGCGAGGTTCGGTGCGCTGAGTAATAAATTTTCCGTGTTCATCTGTAAGCACGAATCTGCGATCATGCTCAAATCCAAATGGTGTGACTTCCGCGCGTTGAACAGCTATGCCCTTGCATGACTTAATTGGATAAATAAAGAGTCCGGTAACAAATATCCGATGACCTTCAGTCTTTATAGGTACGAGCATACCGCGAGTATGCCAGAATGCCTTGAAATGTCAATGTTTTTTTCGGTGAAAAAGTGCCGGAAGAAATGAAAGAATAATAATCACTCCTATGATTGGCAGAAGGTATTTATCAACATCTGGTACGGCTCTTCCAAGTGCAAAGCCAAGTATGGTAAGAAGAGCGGCCCATAGTATGCCTCCAATAATGGAATGAAGAAAAAAGCGCGATCCATCCATCGATCCAACGCCAGCTAGAATAGGAGCAAAGGTGCGTATGATTGGTATGAAGCGTGCTAGAATAATTGTCTTTCCCCCATGGTGCGCAAAGAAACGCTTGGTGCGCTCGATATGCTCTCGATGAAATAAAAAAGAATCAGGTTTTGAAAATAATCTTGGTCCGATATGTTTTCCAAGGTAATAGCCGACAAGATTTCCAACTACGCTTGCACAAAACAGCGCTGGAACAAGGACATAGATATTAAAGATGCCCTGAGATGCGAGGATGCCAGCTGTGAAGAGTAGGCTGTCACCCGGCAAGAAGAACCCGATAAGCAATCCCGTTTCAGCAAAAATAATAGCAACAACTCCGATTAATCCGATTGTTTGGACAAGCTGAATAAGTGATGATCCGGAAAAGAGCTCCATAGTTATGCATTTCTCAACTGAAGCCGTGAATAGGAGGGAAGCCGTTTGCGCGCGATGTATTTTCGTATTTCTTCTATCACAACAACAAACAATGAGAGACTGGCAATCATTGCCCAATCTTGCCCATCGAGCGGTACGGTATGGAGGATAGTATTCAAGAGGGGGTGGTAGACTGCCAGTAGCTGCAATGACACAACCATAGCGAGCGCTCCCAGTAATGCCTTATTGGAGAAGAATTGTTTAATAATTGAACGGTCTTCTGATCTGCAGTTCCATGCATTGAGCCATTGTGAAAAAGCAAGTGTTGTCATGCAGAGTGTCAGGGCTTTTTCCATGTTGTCTCGATAGGTCATCTCAAACAGGAAGAGTGCTGAAAGCGCCATGGGGAGACTCATGAGTATAATGCGCTGTATCATAAGTCCGTCCACGAGAGATGTGCGCTTTGTCGTCCCGTTTCGCGTGAGCAGATTATGTTCCTTTGGCTCCATACTCAACGAAACATCCAAAAAACTATCTGTTACTAAATTGAGCCAGATGATTTGCGCCGCTAAAAGGGGTAGGGGAAGGCCAATAATGAGTGCTAATGAGATGGTAATCACTTCACTGAGGTTTGTGGAAAAAAGATAGAGAATCACCTTTTTGAGCGTTTTAAAAATATTTCTTCCTTCTTCAACAGCTGCTATGATGCTGGAAAAATTATCATCAAGAAGGATGATGTCGGACGCTTCTTTCGCCACTTCCGTTCCGTTCTTTCCCATAGCAATACCCAAGTCTGCAGCAACAAGGGCTGGAGCGTCGTTGACGCCATCACCTGTCATTGCAATAATTTCTCCGCGACTGCGATATCCTTGCACAAGGCGGAGTTTGTGTTCCGGCGTAACTCTCGCACAAACGGTAACGCGCGCAAGAAGTGATTGAAGCTCTTCGGATGATAACCTTTCAATATCTGGTCCGGTCAGGACTTCATCACCGTCATGGTAGATACCGGCGCTTTGTGCGATGGCACGCGCAGTATTGATATGGTCTCCAGTCAGCATAACAATGCGAATACCCGCATTTTTTGCTTTCTCTATGGCTGCCGGCACTTCGTCGCGCAAGGTATCCTGTATAGCACAGAGCCCTACAAATGTGAGGCGTTCGACATGGGATGGATGGAGAAGAAGCAAATCTTGAAGATTCGGATGGGTTGAATAAGCACATGCAATAACTCGAAGGCCTTTTCGGGAAAATCGCTGGATCGCATCTTCTATTTCTTCTCGGATATCTTCATTGAGTGCGTGATGAGCGCCATTTTTTGCCACTGCTATTGAATGAGCGATAATCACTTCGGGCGCTCCAGTCACAATGAGGCGTTTCTCACCGTCTTCCTGTGTGAGAATGGCGTGGTATTTTTCTTTGTAATTGAATGGCAATTCCATAATGATCGGATAGCGCTCTCTAATAGAATCGCCTGTGAGACCTACTTTATGCGCAAGGACGGTAAGTGCCGCTTCTGTCGGCTCGCCGGATATTTTCCATGTCTGGTCCTTTTCTTCCAATGCAATTGTTGCTTCAGACGTTGCCGCAGAATAGGCAATAAGTTTTTCCAATACTTCTTGTTCGCCAAATGCCACAGCCTCACCTTGAAATGAGATCGTTCCTTCCGGCGTATATCCACTACCAGAAACATCATATTCGCCATCAAGTGTGAACAGTTTGCGTACGATAAGCTCGTTTTTTGTAAGCGTTCCTGTTTTGTCCACAGCGATTACTTCTGCTTGGCCAAGCGCTTCAACGGCCTGTAATTTTTTTACCAGAGCGTTGCGTTTTGCCATATGCCATACACCATTTGCCAATATAAGTGTGAGGACAATCGGTAGACCCTCAGGGATAACCGAAACAGAGAGCGAAACAACCGCTTCAAACATCTGAATAACATCCCTTCCCTTCATGATACCGAGTATGAAAATCCCTCCACAGATAACCGCTGCCGCAATGATAACCGCGCGCGATAGCAGCCCCATTTCATTTTTGAGCGGCATCTCCGTAGAAATATGGGATATCTCAACACCGATTTTTCCTATTTCGGTTCGTGTTCCGGTTGCAACCACGATTGCTTTGGCGCTTCCAGCGACCACAGCAGTTCCTTTGAATACCATAGAATGCTGATCTGCTATGGGAACATTTGTTTGTTTGATAGCTTCATGTGTTTTATCAATTGAACCCGACTCGCCTGTCACTGACGATTCATCAACGCGCAATCCATTGCATTCAATAAGCCGCGCATCCGCTCCAATGCGCTCTCCTTCATGAATGAGAATGATATCCCCCACAACAAGCTCCGTGTCTGGAATGATGCTGCGCTCACCGTGCCGCATGACTGTCACCGTTGTTGTGATAAAATCCCGCAGCTTTCTCAGTGTTTGCTGTGCTCGTCCATCATGGATTGTTCCCAGAACTGCATTAAAAGAAAGCACAAACAAAATAATGCTTCCGTCGATGGGATCGTTGAGTGCAAACATAGTAAGGCTTGCCGCGCCCAAAAGGTAGATAAGGGGGCTTTGGAACTGGCGGATGAAAATCAAAAAAAATGAATCTGTTTTTTCAACAGGCATCTGATTGGGCCCGTCTGCTTTAAGACGATTATGTGCTTCTTCATGCGAAAGTCCGCGTTCAAGGCTTGATGATAGCTGTTTTTCAATTGTTTGTGGTGAGAGGGAGTACCAGTGATACATATAATTAAAAAATGCCGAAAGACGTGTAATTGAGCTTTCGGATAGTATATAGTACTATAGTATCAAATATTCATGAAAAAGAAAATCAGACTATGAATAGCGAAACAGTACTTATCGGCATTGCCATAGGACTGACAATCGGAGTGTTTGTATGGATTGTTCTTCGAAAGCAGCAGTCTAGCAGCTTACAAGGCACAGGGCATGAATTTGCAAAAATCGCCCAAGAGGCGCTGCGGTCAACTCAGGAACAATTTCTCACTCTTGCTTCGGAAAAACTCAAACATGATGCTGCTCTTGCAAAAGGCGACCTTGAACACAAAAAGGATACAATCGAACAAATGATTCAAGAAATGCGGAAAGACTTGCTTGCAAGTAAAGAGCTTCTGAAGCAGAGTGATGACGCGCGGATTGCAAGTTTTTCTGCAGTAGCAAAAGAGCTGGAAATGCATAAAGGAGCCGTAACTGATCTCAAAAGTACGACCGATGACCTTAAGCGCATACTTTCAAATAATCAGCTTAGGGGCGCATTTGGCGAGCAAGTTGCTGAAAATTTACTGAAGATGGCAGGGTTTGTGACGGGCGTAGACTATGTATTCAATAAAGCACAGGACTTGCAAGATTCGCGGCCGGATTTCACCGTGATGCTGCCGGATGGCACTAAGATCAATATTGATGCAAAATTTCCGTATAGTGCGCTTGTAAAGATGTCAGAAGTTGAAGATCGCACAGAAAAGGAACAATATCGCAAACAGTTTGCAAGCGATGTGAAGCAAAAAGTGAAACAGGTAACGGGTAGGGGATATATCAATCCCGAGGAACGGACAGTCGATTTTGTTATTCTGTTTATCCCCAACGAAATGATTTTCAGTTTTATTTACGATCAACTGAATGATGTGTGGGAAGAAGCAATGCGCCAAAAAGTGATTCTTGCGGGGCCGTTTAGTTTTACGGCTATCTTACGGATGGTCAAACAAGCGCATTCGAATTTCCGTTATCAAGAAAACCTCCACCAAGTGATTGGACTCATTCAAAAGTTTGAAGCTGAGTATGAAAAATATAGCACAGCTGTTGATACACTAGGTGATCGGATACAGTCGGCTGCAAAACAATTTGAAGTCGTGTCGGCAACCCGTACTCGCGCATTGACGCGTGTGATAGATCAGATTAAGAGTCAAAAAGCATTGTCTGCAGCAGATGACGATGTGACAACAGACACAGATTGACAGACATTCTCAAAATAGTATACTTTAAAGTATACTCATAAGATACCTTTATGAATGATCAGATTATTGGCATCAAGCAACTGCAGACTCATTTAAAGCACCTCACGCAGCAAGTGCAGGAGGGAAGCTCCTTTGTTGTTGTGAAGAATTCTAAGCCGGTGTTCAGGATTGAACCGATAGAAGGAGCAAAAACAAAGCGATACACCCTTACCGACTTAAAAAAATTACAGTTCCGCAGCGGTACGAAGAATTTGAGCAAGAGTATTGATAAAATCATTTACGGCGTATGACAATCCTTGATTCAAGCGTTTGGATTGCCTGGCTTGATAAGGATGACAGTCAGCATGGAAGAGCAGAGAAGGTGTTTGAGCAGGTGAGTGATATCGTGGTGCCGGAATATGTTATCCTTGAGGTCTGTACGGTTCTTTCTCGGAAGAAGGGACATGCATTTGCTGAGCAATTTCTTTCACTTGCGGTCGAAAATAGCGATATCACCATTCTTCTTTCAAGCGAAGATCTTTTTTACAAAACGGTTGATAGTTTTAAAAAAGTCTTCCGTCGCCGTCTCTCTTTTGCTGATAGCATGTTGGCGGTTCTTTCGCGATCATATACTATTCTGACATTCGATAACACTCTTCAGAAGGCCATTCAAGAAGGGTATGTATAAGTAAGAAAAACATAATTGTATGCAAGAAAAACATATTGATCAAATGGTCACCATTACTCGTCAGGGGCAGGTGACAATTCCTCAGTCGCTCAGAAAAAAATTTCGTATCAAAGGATCCACAAAAGCCCGCATAACAAGTGAACAGGGGAAGATTATCATTACTCCGAAAGTAGCATTTGCTTCTCTTGGAGGATCTCTCAAATCAAGCGTCAAGCTTTCAGATAGGCAATTACGACAAGCTCGAACGCATTTTGCCAAAGAATTTGGACGGAAGATATGAAAC
It encodes:
- a CDS encoding ribonucleoside-diphosphate reductase subunit alpha — protein: MKLDTIKKRNGAVVAFDPLRISSAVRKAFEAQKVVVEESFFISLSEEVVDTLHNRFRDERIPGVEDVQDIVERSIMKNGYFDVAKTYMIYRYEHAKIRQKKKEEALEKIEEGTLSITRSDGSKESFDLERIRKTILRHTKGYEKDISVQTLIKQCQSEVYDGITTEDVTRALIMTVRSFIERDPAYSKVAARLLRDKIYREVFGEDVDATNLRQAHANLLVKNIKNAVEAELLDPKMLTFDFEKLTSVFVPENDDLFEYMGLEILSSRYLMEDPKTRKPIETPQMFWMRIAMGTAIGEEKENRDRYACEFYEVLSNFYYTPGGRTLFSAGARKAQLSNCFLNTVPDSLDGIFKTFSDNAQYLKWSGGTGTDWTPVRATGADIKGTGVNSQGVIPFLKIANDVNVSINRSGKRRGAGCIYLETWHLDIEDFLELRKNTGDERRRTHDINTANWIPDLFMKRVHENGQWTLFSPEEVPDLHDLYGKKFEDRYEEYEKMARSGTIKLFKRVHALDLWKKMLAMLFETGHPWITWKDPCNVRSPQDHSGVVHCSNLCTEITLNTAPNETAVCNLGSLNFARFVRGGAFDIELVGRVIRIAMRMLDNIIDINFYATEDSRRSNMRHRPVGLGVRGYHDALYQLGIDFDSERAVEFADQSMEIVAYHAILSSSELAQERGVYPTYKGSKWDRNILPQDTVDLLAKERGEEILVKRGGKLDWTPVRESIQRYGMRNSNTMAIAPTASTANLVGCIPCVEPIYKNIYVKSNKEGDFPILNKYLVEALKKAGLWNADMLNKIKYYDGSIQAISEIPPEIKTRFKEVFEIDQRWLIEAAARRAKWIDQSQSLNIFFRGTSGKDLSDVYFLAWRMGLKTTYYLRTLGASQVEKSTVSTEEFGSTHNRQQFNMAQDAHMPLAETSAAQPSAEQLARVMAGEEVGICESCQG
- a CDS encoding MOSC N-terminal beta barrel domain-containing protein, encoding MLVPIKTEGHRIFVTGLFIYPIKSCKGIAVQRAEVTPFGFEHDRRFVLTDEHGKFITQRTEPRLALVHTHIEGSNLLLSAPGMDDISFDISHGSPEAQETHITMHRDTCAGLAMEPSINAWFSSFLKTMCFLNRYSPTTPRIKQSSYLQAAIPVSYADGYPFLVVSEQSLNLLNTKLAAPVTMARFRPNIVVTGPIMPHDEDMWKEVCIGNEVILSGASRSPRCVMITVDPSTGVFDRNSEPMRTLATYRKEGSELLFGRNFTPTTNSSIKLDDTVRVISVL
- a CDS encoding VTT domain-containing protein, translating into MELFSGSSLIQLVQTIGLIGVVAIIFAETGLLIGFFLPGDSLLFTAGILASQGIFNIYVLVPALFCASVVGNLVGYYLGKHIGPRLFSKPDSFLFHREHIERTKRFFAHHGGKTIILARFIPIIRTFAPILAGVGSMDGSRFFLHSIIGGILWAALLTILGFALGRAVPDVDKYLLPIIGVIIILSFLPALFHRKKH
- a CDS encoding ribonucleotide-diphosphate reductase subunit beta; translation: MPIIKGANPVDINKRRVINGGDADVMQLYPMRHSFAWEAYNIGNANHWLPTEISMQKDIEQWKHPTLLTDDERKAFETVLGFFTTADSIAANNVVLALYKHVTSPEVRMYLLRQGYEEANHTHSYQYIVESLGMDESKIFNMYREIDAIYSKDNLILALNDGIFDPAFKTGTFENDQKFLENWIAFALIMEGIFFYSSFAVMFGFQRQNKLTGSAEQIQYIMRDESQHLNFGINIINAIKEEQPELWTKEFQDHIVDLVRRAVVLEYTFATEVFPKGIFGMNAEGFKQYIEHIADRRLERIGLPAQYNVDNPFPWMSEAIDLSKEKNFFETRVTEYKVGGQLEW
- a CDS encoding YCF48-related protein — translated: MRMYHFLCIVFVIPVLSLAAITPALATEEVELDPSATIEAVSFIDEDTGWVVSNNNDGKGSILATQDSGTTWVSQYTSSKKLHGIHCPTSKLCFAVGDSGTILRSDNGGTSWTSLDQKAKSHLFGVSVVDSKRGIVLAVGEKGTLLRTTNNGKKWSAIASQTKNKLNALTFVSKTKGWAVGEKGTILTTTTGGAKWIVVIEGTQNFLDIHSFNDTTSTTLFIAGEQGLILQSTDSGASWTQQQSKTTQTLRGIYVNDKKGFVVGEGGTILATDDNGTTWGDASDDENTTTLHDVQCFGQKLCVTSNNDVVFFQFDFEKAIQSSTATDEGDEDAEEEIEIEENKADQQQQQEQKKQNLPDLIITDVKLKKGELTY
- a CDS encoding YCF48-related protein — its product is LHGIHCPTSKLCFAVGDSGTILRSKNAGTSWKSLDQKVKAHLFGVSVVDSKKGIVLVAGEKGVLLRTANNGEKWSAIASKTKNKLNALTFVNKNGWAVGDKGTILTTTNGGAKWTAATKGEQNLLDIHSSDGTTLFIAGEQGLILQSTDKGASWAQQQSGIAHTLRGMYVNDKKGFAVGEGGGMLVTDDNGATWEDASDKENTATLHDVQCFGQKLCVASSNDVTFFQFDFEKALQSSTATDEGDEDAEEDVDGTAEQGQQGALPDLIIEVPTYTFSEVVL